In the genome of Penaeus vannamei isolate JL-2024 chromosome 26, ASM4276789v1, whole genome shotgun sequence, one region contains:
- the LOC113807312 gene encoding uncharacterized protein isoform X1, with protein MGERGLPTVRWWGVSPDTVWVVMRGESGEAIVGAGVGDEGMLSRQSSGGVKSPASPPLSAAASQVSLAPSDLTTSDPDIAGSSAYSSAPSSRPPSSSQVSLAPSDLHSSDLDLTATSSPTSSRPPSSSGIATPDLTLPAPEDYTAETVEFPTSPLAMKTVGLKSNGVCLVDSEDSGTGTRSMSNFLSPDYKPDELESCENSPRQGDGFEVSSDLEEDYFEEFHLPNSHENAFVRHKSFRRKVNLTPINAPDAEKIEGLVRAGEFQRHGSMRRKIVPAETTIQEHVDNEKSALDSNENLKEAGANVTLNSEVGTFAKDLQEIENLLNDCEVGEDISDIVLDSSAGNDLRKELEESDRSTLQQGKIQHTNTSTPKTNSTRSTSTYAATDLSLSLTEESREDESLSIEQSTLMKVRECLDFTKYRDMYNLSGRLQDILTPKEVEEILNNSERYSEYVDKEVIEALHNSLQEQISSHNTRNTMDSGISSPKKTVITTEGLDLGNTVKKDIRAVFDDSSPVVHENDSNSSKRSSDIFIDDIDFDDSDDTGFRFERRRSLRLSKEGHEELEVEGVFVESKSQDLGMKKIPAPVLDLSGATSEDLNDVPDLSNSEILTPQRHPDLPGMSETRVPNGVAQNKPLEVPDIVITGTCDPIETQNESTEKLLVEGSDLSDVTTPSLVNTPSVVNTPSTTFEYMTPDEERPSVLDFGNISQRKRISVAEDILRSPVEDDNISVASAFSQRSDGEDEDGFGDEDLDIYQTPKGNLGAPSESTQHLEPIPTPPPQLLIPEFSASEESAEERHWRSVVIGGVWRRIDMKVIAPYRKCVSHGGYLGGDQNAVIVISACQLPDRSRRDYNYVMDNLFLYVLSTLEQLIADDYVLVYLAGGTPKSHMPNFHWLKRAYQMIDRKLRKNLKALHVVHPTFWVRTVVAFSRPFISTKFYRKLTFVNNLTELAQVVPLDQLEIPDAVKHFLIQEAGKGKPLHHMSFWINPAILGIKAILADFELMIREKKKNLNKSRTPSLVAR; from the exons ATGGGCGAGAGGGGCCTGCCGACGGTCAGGTGGTGGGGCGTCTCGCCGGACACCGTGTGG GTTGTGATGCGAGGCGAGAGCGGCGAAGCCatcgtgggcgcgggcgtgggggaTGAGGGCATGCTATCGCGACAGAGCTCCGGGGGCGTCAAGTCCCCCGCCAGCCCCCCCCTGAGCGCCGCGGCCTCCCAGGTGTCGCTGGCGCCCAGCGACCTCACCACCAGCGACCCAGACATCGCCGGCTCCTCGGCCTACTCGTCGGCGCCCTCCTCCAGGCCGCCCTCGTCCTCACAGGTGTCCCTGGCGCCCAGCGACCTGCACTCCAGCGACCTCGACCTCACGgccacctcctctcccacgtcgtcccgcccgccctcctcctcggGCATTGCCACGCCCGACCTCACGCTCCCCGCGCCCGAGGACTACACGGCAGAGACAG TGGAGTTCCCGACGAGTCCCTTGGCCATGAAGACCGTGGGCCTCAAGTCCAACGGCGTGTGCCTCGTGGACTCCGAGGATtcaggcacaggcacacgcagCATGTCCAACTTCCTCAGCCCAGATTACAAACCAG ATGAGCTAGAATCTTGTGAGAATTCTCCCAGACAGGGAGATGGCTTTGAAGTCAGTAGTGACCTAGAGGAGGATTATTTCGAGGAATTCCATCTGCCAAACTCGCACGAAAACGCCTTCGTGCGGCACAAGAGCTTCCGCCGCAAGGTGAACCTGACCCCCATCAACGCCCCCGACGCCGAGAAGATCGAGGGCTTGGTGCGGGCGGGGGAGTTCCAGAGGCACGGCAGCATGCGGCGGAAGATCGTGCCCGCCGAGACCACCATCCAGGAGCACGTCGACAATGAAAAGTCCGCACTGGATAGCAACGAGAACCTCAAGGAGGCCGGGGCGAACGTCACACTCAACTCCGAGGTGGGAACGTTCGCCAAAGACCTCCAGGAAATCGAGAACTTGTTGAATGACTGCGAAGTGGGGGAAGACATCTCGGACATCGTGCTGGATTCAAGTGCGGGCAATGACCTAAGGAAGGAATTGGAAGAGAGCGACAGATCGACGCTCCAGCAGGGCAAAATCCAACACACGAACACGTCCACGCCCAAAACCAACAGCACAAGGAGCACTTCCACCTACGCCGCGACAGACCTGAGTTTGAGTCTGACGGAGGAGAGTCGCGAGGACGAGAGCCTCAGCATCGAGCAGAGCACACTCATGAAGGTGCGAGAGTGCCTAGACTTCACCAAGTACAGAGACATGTACAACCTGAGTGGCAGATTGCAGGACATTCTGACAccaaaagaagtggaggagataTTGAACAATTCCGAACGGTATAGTGAATACGTAGATAAGGAAGTAATCGAAGCGTTGCACAATTCCCTGCAAGAACAGATTAGTTCACACAACACCAGAAATACAATGGACAGTGGAATTTCCTCGCCAAAGAAAACGGTCATAACGACGGAAGGCCTCGATCTGGGCAACACCGTGAAAAAGGATATCAGGGCAGTTTTCGACGACAGCAGCCCAGTAGTTCATGAGAACGACAGCAATAGTTCAAAGCGGTCCTCAGATATCTTCATTGACGACATTGACTTTGATGACAGTGATGACACGGGCTTCAGATTTGAGAGGCGCAGATCCCTCAGGCTGAGCAAGGAGGGCCACGAAGAGCTGGAAGTCGAAGGGGTCTTCGTCGAGAGCAAGTCGCAGGACCTCGGCATGAAGAAGATCCCGGCGCCCGTTCTCGACCTGAGCGGCGCGACGAGCGAAGACCTCAACGACGTGCCCGACCTGTCCAATTCCGAAATCCTCACTCCCCAGAGGCACCCCGATTTGCCAGGGATGAGCGAGACCCGCGTACCAAACGGCGTCGCTCAGAACAAGCCGTTGGAGGTGCCAGACATCGTCATCACCGGGACCTGCGACCCGATCGAAACCCAAAACGAGTCCACTGAAAAGCTATTAGTCGAAGGTAGCGACTTGTCTGATGTTACCACTCCGTCCCTCGTCAACACCCCGTCCGTTGTCAACACCCCGAGCACCACGTTTGAGTACATGACGCCCGACGAAG AGAGACCAAGTGTCCTTGATTTCGGGAACATCAGCCAACGCAAGCGCATTTCCGTGGCCGAAGACATCTTGCGGTCGCCGGTGGAGGACGACAACATCTCGGTTGCTTCGGCATTTAGTCAACGCAGCGACGGTGAAGACGAAGATGGCTTTGGT GACGAGGACTTGGATATCTACCAGACCCCGAAGGGCAACCTCGGGGCCCCCAGCGAGAGCACCCAGCACCTGGAGCCCATCCCCACCCCGCCGCCACAGCTACTCATCCCAGAGTTCTCCGCCTCCGAGGAGTCCGCCGAGGAGAGGCACTGGAGGAGCGTCGTCATCGGCGGCGTCTGGCGCAGAATAGACATGAAGGTCATCGCGCCCTATCGCAAG TGTGTGAGTCACGGAGGTTACCTGGGTGGAGATCAGAATGCAGTGATTGTCATCAGTGCCTGCCAGTTGCCAGACCGCTCACGAAGAGACTACAACTACGTCATGGATAACTTATTCCT TTACGTTTTGTCAACCCTGGAACAGCTGATTGCTGATGATTACGTCTTAGTGTACCTTGCTGGAGGAACCCCCAAGTCTCACATGCCAAACTTCCACTGGTTAAAACGAGCCTATCAGATGATCGACCGCAAACTGCGAAAGAATCTAAAAGCCCTCCATGTGGTGCACCCCACCTTCTGGGTTCGCACAGTTGTTGCCTTCTCCAGACCTTTTATAAG CACGAAGTTTTACCGGAAGCTTACCTTTGTCAATAACCTTACGGAGTTAGCACAGGTTGTTCCCCTCGATCAGCTAGAAATTCCAGATGCCGTTAAACA CTTCTTGATTCAAGAAG CAGGCAAAGGCAAGCCACTTCACCACATGAGTTTTTGGATAAATCCAGCCATTCTTGGGATTAAAGCGATACT AGCGGACTTTGAGCTAATGAttcgagagaagaagaagaacctcaACAAGAGCAGAACACCCTCTCTGGTAGCCAGATGA
- the LOC113807312 gene encoding uncharacterized protein isoform X6, whose product MRGESGEAIVGAGVGDEGMLSRQSSGGVKSPASPPLSAAASQVSLAPSDLTTSDPDIAGSSAYSSAPSSRPPSSSQVSLAPSDLHSSDLDLTATSSPTSSRPPSSSGIATPDLTLPAPEDYTAETVEFPTSPLAMKTVGLKSNGVCLVDSEDSGTGTRSMSNFLSPDYKPDELESCENSPRQGDGFEVSSDLEEDYFEEFHLPNSHENAFVRHKSFRRKVNLTPINAPDAEKIEGLVRAGEFQRHGSMRRKIVPAETTIQEHVDNEKSALDSNENLKEAGANVTLNSEVGTFAKDLQEIENLLNDCEVGEDISDIVLDSSAGNDLRKELEESDRSTLQQGKIQHTNTSTPKTNSTRSTSTYAATDLSLSLTEESREDESLSIEQSTLMKVRECLDFTKYRDMYNLSGRLQDILTPKEVEEILNNSERYSEYVDKEVIEALHNSLQEQISSHNTRNTMDSGISSPKKTVITTEGLDLGNTVKKDIRAVFDDSSPVVHENDSNSSKRSSDIFIDDIDFDDSDDTGFRFERRRSLRLSKEGHEELEVEGVFVESKSQDLGMKKIPAPVLDLSGATSEDLNDVPDLSNSEILTPQRHPDLPGMSETRVPNGVAQNKPLEVPDIVITGTCDPIETQNESTEKLLVEGSDLSDVTTPSLVNTPSVVNTPSTTFEYMTPDEERPSVLDFGNISQRKRISVAEDILRSPVEDDNISVASAFSQRSDGEDEDGFGDEDLDIYQTPKGNLGAPSESTQHLEPIPTPPPQLLIPEFSASEESAEERHWRSVVIGGVWRRIDMKVIAPYRKCVSHGGYLGGDQNAVIVISACQLPDRSRRDYNYVMDNLFLYVLSTLEQLIADDYVLVYLAGGTPKSHMPNFHWLKRAYQMIDRKLRKNLKALHVVHPTFWVRTVVAFSRPFISTKFYRKLTFVNNLTELAQVVPLDQLEIPDAVKQADFELMIREKKKNLNKSRTPSLVAR is encoded by the exons ATGCGAGGCGAGAGCGGCGAAGCCatcgtgggcgcgggcgtgggggaTGAGGGCATGCTATCGCGACAGAGCTCCGGGGGCGTCAAGTCCCCCGCCAGCCCCCCCCTGAGCGCCGCGGCCTCCCAGGTGTCGCTGGCGCCCAGCGACCTCACCACCAGCGACCCAGACATCGCCGGCTCCTCGGCCTACTCGTCGGCGCCCTCCTCCAGGCCGCCCTCGTCCTCACAGGTGTCCCTGGCGCCCAGCGACCTGCACTCCAGCGACCTCGACCTCACGgccacctcctctcccacgtcgtcccgcccgccctcctcctcggGCATTGCCACGCCCGACCTCACGCTCCCCGCGCCCGAGGACTACACGGCAGAGACAG TGGAGTTCCCGACGAGTCCCTTGGCCATGAAGACCGTGGGCCTCAAGTCCAACGGCGTGTGCCTCGTGGACTCCGAGGATtcaggcacaggcacacgcagCATGTCCAACTTCCTCAGCCCAGATTACAAACCAG ATGAGCTAGAATCTTGTGAGAATTCTCCCAGACAGGGAGATGGCTTTGAAGTCAGTAGTGACCTAGAGGAGGATTATTTCGAGGAATTCCATCTGCCAAACTCGCACGAAAACGCCTTCGTGCGGCACAAGAGCTTCCGCCGCAAGGTGAACCTGACCCCCATCAACGCCCCCGACGCCGAGAAGATCGAGGGCTTGGTGCGGGCGGGGGAGTTCCAGAGGCACGGCAGCATGCGGCGGAAGATCGTGCCCGCCGAGACCACCATCCAGGAGCACGTCGACAATGAAAAGTCCGCACTGGATAGCAACGAGAACCTCAAGGAGGCCGGGGCGAACGTCACACTCAACTCCGAGGTGGGAACGTTCGCCAAAGACCTCCAGGAAATCGAGAACTTGTTGAATGACTGCGAAGTGGGGGAAGACATCTCGGACATCGTGCTGGATTCAAGTGCGGGCAATGACCTAAGGAAGGAATTGGAAGAGAGCGACAGATCGACGCTCCAGCAGGGCAAAATCCAACACACGAACACGTCCACGCCCAAAACCAACAGCACAAGGAGCACTTCCACCTACGCCGCGACAGACCTGAGTTTGAGTCTGACGGAGGAGAGTCGCGAGGACGAGAGCCTCAGCATCGAGCAGAGCACACTCATGAAGGTGCGAGAGTGCCTAGACTTCACCAAGTACAGAGACATGTACAACCTGAGTGGCAGATTGCAGGACATTCTGACAccaaaagaagtggaggagataTTGAACAATTCCGAACGGTATAGTGAATACGTAGATAAGGAAGTAATCGAAGCGTTGCACAATTCCCTGCAAGAACAGATTAGTTCACACAACACCAGAAATACAATGGACAGTGGAATTTCCTCGCCAAAGAAAACGGTCATAACGACGGAAGGCCTCGATCTGGGCAACACCGTGAAAAAGGATATCAGGGCAGTTTTCGACGACAGCAGCCCAGTAGTTCATGAGAACGACAGCAATAGTTCAAAGCGGTCCTCAGATATCTTCATTGACGACATTGACTTTGATGACAGTGATGACACGGGCTTCAGATTTGAGAGGCGCAGATCCCTCAGGCTGAGCAAGGAGGGCCACGAAGAGCTGGAAGTCGAAGGGGTCTTCGTCGAGAGCAAGTCGCAGGACCTCGGCATGAAGAAGATCCCGGCGCCCGTTCTCGACCTGAGCGGCGCGACGAGCGAAGACCTCAACGACGTGCCCGACCTGTCCAATTCCGAAATCCTCACTCCCCAGAGGCACCCCGATTTGCCAGGGATGAGCGAGACCCGCGTACCAAACGGCGTCGCTCAGAACAAGCCGTTGGAGGTGCCAGACATCGTCATCACCGGGACCTGCGACCCGATCGAAACCCAAAACGAGTCCACTGAAAAGCTATTAGTCGAAGGTAGCGACTTGTCTGATGTTACCACTCCGTCCCTCGTCAACACCCCGTCCGTTGTCAACACCCCGAGCACCACGTTTGAGTACATGACGCCCGACGAAG AGAGACCAAGTGTCCTTGATTTCGGGAACATCAGCCAACGCAAGCGCATTTCCGTGGCCGAAGACATCTTGCGGTCGCCGGTGGAGGACGACAACATCTCGGTTGCTTCGGCATTTAGTCAACGCAGCGACGGTGAAGACGAAGATGGCTTTGGT GACGAGGACTTGGATATCTACCAGACCCCGAAGGGCAACCTCGGGGCCCCCAGCGAGAGCACCCAGCACCTGGAGCCCATCCCCACCCCGCCGCCACAGCTACTCATCCCAGAGTTCTCCGCCTCCGAGGAGTCCGCCGAGGAGAGGCACTGGAGGAGCGTCGTCATCGGCGGCGTCTGGCGCAGAATAGACATGAAGGTCATCGCGCCCTATCGCAAG TGTGTGAGTCACGGAGGTTACCTGGGTGGAGATCAGAATGCAGTGATTGTCATCAGTGCCTGCCAGTTGCCAGACCGCTCACGAAGAGACTACAACTACGTCATGGATAACTTATTCCT TTACGTTTTGTCAACCCTGGAACAGCTGATTGCTGATGATTACGTCTTAGTGTACCTTGCTGGAGGAACCCCCAAGTCTCACATGCCAAACTTCCACTGGTTAAAACGAGCCTATCAGATGATCGACCGCAAACTGCGAAAGAATCTAAAAGCCCTCCATGTGGTGCACCCCACCTTCTGGGTTCGCACAGTTGTTGCCTTCTCCAGACCTTTTATAAG CACGAAGTTTTACCGGAAGCTTACCTTTGTCAATAACCTTACGGAGTTAGCACAGGTTGTTCCCCTCGATCAGCTAGAAATTCCAGATGCCGTTAAACA AGCGGACTTTGAGCTAATGAttcgagagaagaagaagaacctcaACAAGAGCAGAACACCCTCTCTGGTAGCCAGATGA
- the LOC113807312 gene encoding uncharacterized protein isoform X3 produces MRGESGEAIVGAGVGDEGMLSRQSSGGVKSPASPPLSAAASQVSLAPSDLTTSDPDIAGSSAYSSAPSSRPPSSSQVSLAPSDLHSSDLDLTATSSPTSSRPPSSSGIATPDLTLPAPEDYTAETVEFPTSPLAMKTVGLKSNGVCLVDSEDSGTGTRSMSNFLSPDYKPDELESCENSPRQGDGFEVSSDLEEDYFEEFHLPNSHENAFVRHKSFRRKVNLTPINAPDAEKIEGLVRAGEFQRHGSMRRKIVPAETTIQEHVDNEKSALDSNENLKEAGANVTLNSEVGTFAKDLQEIENLLNDCEVGEDISDIVLDSSAGNDLRKELEESDRSTLQQGKIQHTNTSTPKTNSTRSTSTYAATDLSLSLTEESREDESLSIEQSTLMKVRECLDFTKYRDMYNLSGRLQDILTPKEVEEILNNSERYSEYVDKEVIEALHNSLQEQISSHNTRNTMDSGISSPKKTVITTEGLDLGNTVKKDIRAVFDDSSPVVHENDSNSSKRSSDIFIDDIDFDDSDDTGFRFERRRSLRLSKEGHEELEVEGVFVESKSQDLGMKKIPAPVLDLSGATSEDLNDVPDLSNSEILTPQRHPDLPGMSETRVPNGVAQNKPLEVPDIVITGTCDPIETQNESTEKLLVEGSDLSDVTTPSLVNTPSVVNTPSTTFEYMTPDEERPSVLDFGNISQRKRISVAEDILRSPVEDDNISVASAFSQRSDGEDEDGFGDEDLDIYQTPKGNLGAPSESTQHLEPIPTPPPQLLIPEFSASEESAEERHWRSVVIGGVWRRIDMKVIAPYRKCVSHGGYLGGDQNAVIVISACQLPDRSRRDYNYVMDNLFLYVLSTLEQLIADDYVLVYLAGGTPKSHMPNFHWLKRAYQMIDRKLRKNLKALHVVHPTFWVRTVVAFSRPFISTKFYRKLTFVNNLTELAQVVPLDQLEIPDAVKHFLIQEAGKGKPLHHMSFWINPAILGIKAILADFELMIREKKKNLNKSRTPSLVAR; encoded by the exons ATGCGAGGCGAGAGCGGCGAAGCCatcgtgggcgcgggcgtgggggaTGAGGGCATGCTATCGCGACAGAGCTCCGGGGGCGTCAAGTCCCCCGCCAGCCCCCCCCTGAGCGCCGCGGCCTCCCAGGTGTCGCTGGCGCCCAGCGACCTCACCACCAGCGACCCAGACATCGCCGGCTCCTCGGCCTACTCGTCGGCGCCCTCCTCCAGGCCGCCCTCGTCCTCACAGGTGTCCCTGGCGCCCAGCGACCTGCACTCCAGCGACCTCGACCTCACGgccacctcctctcccacgtcgtcccgcccgccctcctcctcggGCATTGCCACGCCCGACCTCACGCTCCCCGCGCCCGAGGACTACACGGCAGAGACAG TGGAGTTCCCGACGAGTCCCTTGGCCATGAAGACCGTGGGCCTCAAGTCCAACGGCGTGTGCCTCGTGGACTCCGAGGATtcaggcacaggcacacgcagCATGTCCAACTTCCTCAGCCCAGATTACAAACCAG ATGAGCTAGAATCTTGTGAGAATTCTCCCAGACAGGGAGATGGCTTTGAAGTCAGTAGTGACCTAGAGGAGGATTATTTCGAGGAATTCCATCTGCCAAACTCGCACGAAAACGCCTTCGTGCGGCACAAGAGCTTCCGCCGCAAGGTGAACCTGACCCCCATCAACGCCCCCGACGCCGAGAAGATCGAGGGCTTGGTGCGGGCGGGGGAGTTCCAGAGGCACGGCAGCATGCGGCGGAAGATCGTGCCCGCCGAGACCACCATCCAGGAGCACGTCGACAATGAAAAGTCCGCACTGGATAGCAACGAGAACCTCAAGGAGGCCGGGGCGAACGTCACACTCAACTCCGAGGTGGGAACGTTCGCCAAAGACCTCCAGGAAATCGAGAACTTGTTGAATGACTGCGAAGTGGGGGAAGACATCTCGGACATCGTGCTGGATTCAAGTGCGGGCAATGACCTAAGGAAGGAATTGGAAGAGAGCGACAGATCGACGCTCCAGCAGGGCAAAATCCAACACACGAACACGTCCACGCCCAAAACCAACAGCACAAGGAGCACTTCCACCTACGCCGCGACAGACCTGAGTTTGAGTCTGACGGAGGAGAGTCGCGAGGACGAGAGCCTCAGCATCGAGCAGAGCACACTCATGAAGGTGCGAGAGTGCCTAGACTTCACCAAGTACAGAGACATGTACAACCTGAGTGGCAGATTGCAGGACATTCTGACAccaaaagaagtggaggagataTTGAACAATTCCGAACGGTATAGTGAATACGTAGATAAGGAAGTAATCGAAGCGTTGCACAATTCCCTGCAAGAACAGATTAGTTCACACAACACCAGAAATACAATGGACAGTGGAATTTCCTCGCCAAAGAAAACGGTCATAACGACGGAAGGCCTCGATCTGGGCAACACCGTGAAAAAGGATATCAGGGCAGTTTTCGACGACAGCAGCCCAGTAGTTCATGAGAACGACAGCAATAGTTCAAAGCGGTCCTCAGATATCTTCATTGACGACATTGACTTTGATGACAGTGATGACACGGGCTTCAGATTTGAGAGGCGCAGATCCCTCAGGCTGAGCAAGGAGGGCCACGAAGAGCTGGAAGTCGAAGGGGTCTTCGTCGAGAGCAAGTCGCAGGACCTCGGCATGAAGAAGATCCCGGCGCCCGTTCTCGACCTGAGCGGCGCGACGAGCGAAGACCTCAACGACGTGCCCGACCTGTCCAATTCCGAAATCCTCACTCCCCAGAGGCACCCCGATTTGCCAGGGATGAGCGAGACCCGCGTACCAAACGGCGTCGCTCAGAACAAGCCGTTGGAGGTGCCAGACATCGTCATCACCGGGACCTGCGACCCGATCGAAACCCAAAACGAGTCCACTGAAAAGCTATTAGTCGAAGGTAGCGACTTGTCTGATGTTACCACTCCGTCCCTCGTCAACACCCCGTCCGTTGTCAACACCCCGAGCACCACGTTTGAGTACATGACGCCCGACGAAG AGAGACCAAGTGTCCTTGATTTCGGGAACATCAGCCAACGCAAGCGCATTTCCGTGGCCGAAGACATCTTGCGGTCGCCGGTGGAGGACGACAACATCTCGGTTGCTTCGGCATTTAGTCAACGCAGCGACGGTGAAGACGAAGATGGCTTTGGT GACGAGGACTTGGATATCTACCAGACCCCGAAGGGCAACCTCGGGGCCCCCAGCGAGAGCACCCAGCACCTGGAGCCCATCCCCACCCCGCCGCCACAGCTACTCATCCCAGAGTTCTCCGCCTCCGAGGAGTCCGCCGAGGAGAGGCACTGGAGGAGCGTCGTCATCGGCGGCGTCTGGCGCAGAATAGACATGAAGGTCATCGCGCCCTATCGCAAG TGTGTGAGTCACGGAGGTTACCTGGGTGGAGATCAGAATGCAGTGATTGTCATCAGTGCCTGCCAGTTGCCAGACCGCTCACGAAGAGACTACAACTACGTCATGGATAACTTATTCCT TTACGTTTTGTCAACCCTGGAACAGCTGATTGCTGATGATTACGTCTTAGTGTACCTTGCTGGAGGAACCCCCAAGTCTCACATGCCAAACTTCCACTGGTTAAAACGAGCCTATCAGATGATCGACCGCAAACTGCGAAAGAATCTAAAAGCCCTCCATGTGGTGCACCCCACCTTCTGGGTTCGCACAGTTGTTGCCTTCTCCAGACCTTTTATAAG CACGAAGTTTTACCGGAAGCTTACCTTTGTCAATAACCTTACGGAGTTAGCACAGGTTGTTCCCCTCGATCAGCTAGAAATTCCAGATGCCGTTAAACA CTTCTTGATTCAAGAAG CAGGCAAAGGCAAGCCACTTCACCACATGAGTTTTTGGATAAATCCAGCCATTCTTGGGATTAAAGCGATACT AGCGGACTTTGAGCTAATGAttcgagagaagaagaagaacctcaACAAGAGCAGAACACCCTCTCTGGTAGCCAGATGA